One part of the Amaranthus tricolor cultivar Red isolate AtriRed21 chromosome 16, ASM2621246v1, whole genome shotgun sequence genome encodes these proteins:
- the LOC130802375 gene encoding uncharacterized protein LOC130802375 isoform X1 → MARIACHFSGLPLKSSFLSTDVSLSRCFSNGVLINRRRSFSSSALKVSMSLRAGIVGLPNVGKSTLFNAVVENGKAQAANFPFCTIEPNVGTVAVPDSRLQVLSNLSKSQRAVPASVEFVDIAGLVKGASQGEGLGNKFLSHIREVDSILQVVRCFEDNDIIHVNGRVDPKSDIDVINLELIFSDLDQVDSTETLDLIGSLVALGIIEKRFEKLKKSKAKDSQIKAKEEAERSALEKIQQVLTDGKPARSVSLTDVEKDSVKHLCLLTLKPVIYVANVAESDVADPDNNPYVQEVTKVASDLNSGVVTISAQVEAELTELPTDDRVEYLQSLGVGESGLGNLIRATYNLLGLRTYFTSGEKETKAWTILAGMTAPQAAGVIHSDFEKGFIRAETVAYDDFVAAGSLAVAREKGLLRSEGKEYIVQEGDVMLFRFNV, encoded by the exons ATGGCGAGAATAGCATGTCATTTTTCTGGGTTGCCATTGAAGTCTTCCTTTCTCTCTACAGACGTTTCTCTTAGTCGATGCTTCTCTAATGGCGTACTTATCAACAGAAGAAGAAGCTTCTCTTCTTCAGCACTCAAAGTGTCCATGAGTTTGAGAGCTGGTATTGTTGGTCTTCCTAATGTTGGCAAATCTACACTTTTCAATGCTGTT GTTGAAAATGGGAAGGCTCAAGCTGCTAATTTTCCTTTCTGCACGATAGAGCCAAATGTAGGGACTGTTGCTGTTCCTGACTCAAGATTGCAAGTGCTTTCTAATTTAAGTAAATCTCAAAGAGCAGTACCTGCATCTGTTGAGTTTGTAGATATTGCTGGACTTGTGAAGGGTGCCAGTCAGGGAGAG GGGTTAGGCAACAAGTTCTTATCTCATATTCGTGAAGTCGACTCCATACTTCAG GTTGTGCGATGTTTTGAAGATAATGACATCATTCATGTAAATGGAAGAGTTGACCCAAAGTCGGACATCGATGTCATCAATCTAGAGTTAATTTTCTCAGATTTGGATCAG GTAGATTCCACAGAGACCCTTGATTTAATTGGCAGCTTGGTTGCTCTTGGCATT ATTGAAAAAAGGTTTGAGAAACTGAAGAAAAGTAAGGCAAAAGATTCACAAATAAAGGCAAAG GAAGAAGCAGAAAGATCAGCGCTAGAAAAGATTCAACAGGTCCTTACGGATGGAAAACCAGCTCGATCGGTTTCCTTGACTGATGTTGAAAAGGATTCTGTAAAGCATCTGTGTTTGCTGACTTTGAAACCAGTAATCTATGTTGCAAATGTAGCAGAGTCTGATGTAGCCGATCCTGACAATAATCCATATGTCCAAGAAGTGACCAAAGTTGCATCTGATTTGAACTCTGGAGTGGTGACTATTTCCGCACAG GTTGAGGCTGAACTTACAGAACTTCCAACAGACGATAGAGTAGAGTACTTACAGTCTCTTGGAGTCGGTGAGAGTGGTCTGGGAAACCTTATAAGAGCAACTTATAATCTTTTGGGGTTGCGAACATATTTTACGTCTGGAGAGAAG GAAACAAAGGCCTGGACGATACTTGCAG GAATGACTGCCCCTCAAGCTGCTGGAGTTATCCATTCTGACTTTGAGAAAGGTTTTATTCGTGCTGAGACG GTAGcttatgatgattttgttgCTGCCGGCTCACTTGCTGTCGCAAGGGAGAAAGGACTA TTGAGGTCTGAAGGGAAGGAATACATCGTTCAAGAAGGCGATGTCATGCTGTTTCGCTTTAATGTCTAA
- the LOC130802375 gene encoding uncharacterized protein LOC130802375 isoform X2, with the protein MARIACHFSGLPLKSSFLSTDVSLSRCFSNGVLINRRRSFSSSALKVSMSLRAGIVGLPNVGKSTLFNAVVENGKAQAANFPFCTIEPNVGTVAVPDSRLQVLSNLSKSQRAVPASVEFVDIAGLVKGASQGEGLGNKFLSHIREVDSILQVVRCFEDNDIIHVNGRVDPKSDIDVINLELIFSDLDQIEKRFEKLKKSKAKDSQIKAKEEAERSALEKIQQVLTDGKPARSVSLTDVEKDSVKHLCLLTLKPVIYVANVAESDVADPDNNPYVQEVTKVASDLNSGVVTISAQVEAELTELPTDDRVEYLQSLGVGESGLGNLIRATYNLLGLRTYFTSGEKETKAWTILAGMTAPQAAGVIHSDFEKGFIRAETVAYDDFVAAGSLAVAREKGLLRSEGKEYIVQEGDVMLFRFNV; encoded by the exons ATGGCGAGAATAGCATGTCATTTTTCTGGGTTGCCATTGAAGTCTTCCTTTCTCTCTACAGACGTTTCTCTTAGTCGATGCTTCTCTAATGGCGTACTTATCAACAGAAGAAGAAGCTTCTCTTCTTCAGCACTCAAAGTGTCCATGAGTTTGAGAGCTGGTATTGTTGGTCTTCCTAATGTTGGCAAATCTACACTTTTCAATGCTGTT GTTGAAAATGGGAAGGCTCAAGCTGCTAATTTTCCTTTCTGCACGATAGAGCCAAATGTAGGGACTGTTGCTGTTCCTGACTCAAGATTGCAAGTGCTTTCTAATTTAAGTAAATCTCAAAGAGCAGTACCTGCATCTGTTGAGTTTGTAGATATTGCTGGACTTGTGAAGGGTGCCAGTCAGGGAGAG GGGTTAGGCAACAAGTTCTTATCTCATATTCGTGAAGTCGACTCCATACTTCAG GTTGTGCGATGTTTTGAAGATAATGACATCATTCATGTAAATGGAAGAGTTGACCCAAAGTCGGACATCGATGTCATCAATCTAGAGTTAATTTTCTCAGATTTGGATCAG ATTGAAAAAAGGTTTGAGAAACTGAAGAAAAGTAAGGCAAAAGATTCACAAATAAAGGCAAAG GAAGAAGCAGAAAGATCAGCGCTAGAAAAGATTCAACAGGTCCTTACGGATGGAAAACCAGCTCGATCGGTTTCCTTGACTGATGTTGAAAAGGATTCTGTAAAGCATCTGTGTTTGCTGACTTTGAAACCAGTAATCTATGTTGCAAATGTAGCAGAGTCTGATGTAGCCGATCCTGACAATAATCCATATGTCCAAGAAGTGACCAAAGTTGCATCTGATTTGAACTCTGGAGTGGTGACTATTTCCGCACAG GTTGAGGCTGAACTTACAGAACTTCCAACAGACGATAGAGTAGAGTACTTACAGTCTCTTGGAGTCGGTGAGAGTGGTCTGGGAAACCTTATAAGAGCAACTTATAATCTTTTGGGGTTGCGAACATATTTTACGTCTGGAGAGAAG GAAACAAAGGCCTGGACGATACTTGCAG GAATGACTGCCCCTCAAGCTGCTGGAGTTATCCATTCTGACTTTGAGAAAGGTTTTATTCGTGCTGAGACG GTAGcttatgatgattttgttgCTGCCGGCTCACTTGCTGTCGCAAGGGAGAAAGGACTA TTGAGGTCTGAAGGGAAGGAATACATCGTTCAAGAAGGCGATGTCATGCTGTTTCGCTTTAATGTCTAA